From Gemmatimonadaceae bacterium, the proteins below share one genomic window:
- a CDS encoding BlaI/MecI/CopY family transcriptional regulator, translating to MADPGSLSRRERQIMDAIYRLGEATAQEVLDHLPDPPSYSAVRALLRVLVEKGHVKHREDGTRYVYAPVVSREQARRNALKQMVRTFFDGSAAQAAAALLNLKDSNLSDDELDRLEALIDRARAEDR from the coding sequence ATGGCAGACCCCGGTTCCCTCTCCCGACGCGAGCGACAGATCATGGACGCGATCTATCGACTAGGCGAAGCCACCGCGCAGGAGGTGCTCGACCACCTCCCCGATCCGCCGAGCTACTCGGCCGTGCGTGCACTCCTGCGCGTGCTGGTCGAGAAGGGTCACGTGAAACATCGGGAGGACGGCACCCGATATGTGTATGCACCCGTCGTCTCGCGGGAACAGGCCCGCCGCAACGCCCTGAAGCAGATGGTGCGGACCTTCTTCGACGGATCCGCGGCCCAGGCCGCTGCCGCCCTGCTCAACCTGAAGGACTCGAATCTCTCGGACGATGAGTTGGATCGCCTCGAAGCCCTGATTGATCGCGCCCGCGCGGAGGACCGATGA
- a CDS encoding M56 family metallopeptidase: MTTLMLALKLTIVFSIAGLATAALREGRAAARHLVWGLALAGALALPFLSGISPRMELAVLPADLMVANAATQNSTFAAAVSDGSAVPAVTANAATGDADAAQPGPASAVEAPRLEAGRAGLDASLATGLPWLLVAWASGSALFALLVLASIVATTRLARRGTRSASDQLAHELNACRAALGITRPVRLLVSDEQLMPMTWGAWRPTVLLPAAALEWSAERRRDVLLHELAHVRRYDWLSQIGARLVCAAYWWHPLAWYAAKRMREERELACDDLVIVQGTNPAEYAHHLLAIAKDLRASPATALAGVAMARPSQLASRLLAALDATRRRSGVSRAYAGIAATAAATLVLPIAGLTAVAADAHTVDVPTQIEASTPTAAVGLDARSPRRTMDAFAPILNGAIPGTVAAPVAANTLCRWDADGERSTSHSNINDDRVTIRMEFNDCEMSLRSRGLVRFSDNERDVEELGIEAWFEIEERGRGSERRRAEFERRDGGIVRRYYVNGREATFDAAAQEWFGSAMLVVFRRTSFQARERVIRIHARGGTQAVLAEVNQMYSSSALSSYLRYLAERERLSSAQVRQIANLAGERITSSSSLAAVLIAMLENPGLDEDAQAAVIAATTKINSSSNRSKVLVTAVESRPLSPRLADGVLRSASEISSASSRSEVLLAVGAKLPSNATLPASYIEAAKGISSSSALGRVLVALVQRDRLSDASLSSVLEVAGQISSSSEKTKVLEAVLEKHRLSDRTRSDYFNVVDGINSSSNKGVVLRSVLEAEPDAATTTRVFTAVETISSSSEKAETLVTAARKGLVSSAALRTAYEHSAATITSRSERERALQALGDRRL, encoded by the coding sequence ATGACCACGCTGATGCTCGCCCTGAAACTGACGATCGTGTTCTCCATCGCCGGGCTCGCCACGGCCGCGCTGCGCGAAGGCCGTGCCGCGGCGCGGCACTTGGTCTGGGGACTGGCCCTGGCCGGCGCGCTGGCACTGCCCTTCCTCAGTGGCATCTCGCCGCGAATGGAGTTGGCCGTGCTGCCGGCGGACCTGATGGTCGCGAACGCAGCCACCCAGAACTCGACCTTCGCCGCGGCAGTATCGGATGGGTCGGCGGTGCCAGCCGTCACGGCGAACGCCGCCACGGGGGACGCCGATGCCGCGCAGCCGGGACCCGCGTCAGCCGTCGAAGCACCGCGTCTCGAAGCTGGCCGCGCCGGACTCGACGCATCGCTGGCCACAGGTCTCCCCTGGCTGCTCGTCGCATGGGCCTCGGGGTCCGCGCTCTTTGCGCTGCTCGTGTTGGCCTCGATCGTCGCCACGACGCGCTTGGCGCGACGCGGCACGCGCTCGGCAAGCGACCAGCTTGCCCATGAGTTGAACGCCTGCCGCGCCGCCCTTGGCATCACGCGCCCCGTGCGCCTGCTGGTCTCCGACGAGCAGCTGATGCCAATGACCTGGGGCGCCTGGCGTCCCACGGTACTGCTGCCCGCGGCGGCCCTCGAATGGAGCGCCGAGCGTCGCCGCGACGTGCTGCTGCATGAACTGGCACACGTGCGTCGCTACGACTGGCTCAGCCAGATCGGCGCGCGCCTCGTCTGCGCCGCTTACTGGTGGCATCCGCTGGCCTGGTACGCGGCCAAGCGGATGCGTGAGGAACGCGAGCTGGCCTGCGATGACCTCGTGATCGTGCAGGGCACGAATCCCGCCGAGTACGCGCATCATTTGCTGGCGATCGCGAAGGACCTGCGGGCCTCGCCGGCGACGGCACTGGCCGGGGTCGCCATGGCACGGCCCTCGCAGCTCGCGAGCCGACTGCTGGCGGCGCTCGACGCGACGCGTCGCCGCAGCGGTGTGTCGCGGGCCTACGCCGGAATCGCGGCAACGGCAGCGGCGACGCTGGTGTTGCCGATCGCGGGGCTCACGGCGGTTGCGGCCGACGCACACACGGTGGATGTGCCGACGCAGATCGAGGCCAGCACGCCGACGGCAGCGGTGGGACTGGACGCAAGGTCGCCGCGTCGCACGATGGACGCGTTCGCACCCATCCTCAACGGCGCCATCCCTGGCACCGTGGCGGCACCCGTGGCGGCCAACACCCTCTGCCGCTGGGACGCTGACGGCGAGCGCTCCACCTCGCACTCCAACATCAATGATGATCGGGTCACGATCCGCATGGAGTTCAACGACTGCGAGATGTCGTTGCGCTCACGCGGGCTGGTCCGCTTCAGCGACAACGAACGCGACGTCGAGGAGCTGGGCATCGAGGCCTGGTTCGAGATCGAGGAGCGCGGGCGTGGTTCGGAGCGTCGGCGCGCCGAGTTCGAACGGCGTGACGGGGGCATCGTGCGCCGCTACTACGTGAACGGCCGCGAGGCCACCTTCGACGCCGCAGCGCAGGAGTGGTTCGGCTCGGCGATGCTGGTGGTCTTCCGCCGGACCAGCTTCCAGGCGCGCGAGCGCGTGATCCGCATCCACGCGCGGGGCGGCACGCAGGCCGTGCTGGCCGAAGTGAACCAGATGTACTCGAGCTCCGCGCTGTCGAGCTACCTGCGGTACCTCGCCGAGCGCGAGCGGTTGAGTTCGGCGCAGGTGCGGCAGATCGCCAACCTCGCCGGAGAACGCATCACGTCCTCCTCGTCGCTGGCTGCTGTGCTGATCGCGATGCTCGAGAACCCCGGCCTCGACGAGGACGCACAGGCGGCCGTCATCGCCGCCACGACGAAGATCAATTCGAGCAGCAACCGGTCGAAGGTGCTCGTGACCGCGGTGGAGTCCCGCCCGCTCTCGCCGCGGTTGGCAGACGGCGTGCTGCGCTCGGCGAGCGAGATCAGCTCGGCGTCCTCGCGCAGCGAGGTGCTGCTTGCCGTGGGCGCCAAGCTGCCCAGCAATGCCACGCTGCCGGCCTCCTACATCGAGGCGGCGAAGGGCATCTCGTCGAGCAGCGCGCTGGGTCGGGTGCTCGTGGCACTCGTGCAGCGCGACCGTCTTTCGGACGCCAGCCTCAGCAGCGTGCTGGAAGTCGCGGGTCAGATCAGTTCGTCCAGCGAGAAGACCAAGGTCCTTGAGGCGGTGCTGGAGAAGCACCGGCTCAGTGATCGCACGCGCAGCGACTACTTCAACGTGGTCGATGGCATCAACTCGTCGTCGAACAAGGGCGTCGTGCTGCGCAGCGTGCTGGAGGCGGAGCCAGATGCGGCGACGACCACGCGTGTGTTCACCGCCGTCGAGACGATCTCGTCGAGTTCGGAGAAAGCGGAGACTCTTGTCACGGCAGCGCGGAAAGGCCTGGTCTCGTCAGCGGCGTTGCGCACGGCCTACGAACACTCGGCGGCGACGATCACGTCCCGCAGCGAGCGGGAGCGGGCGTTGCAGGCGCTGGGCGACCGGCGGCTGTAG
- a CDS encoding DUF4159 domain-containing protein, giving the protein MRLLTAALLLALSATTLLAQRGRRGGGFGGGLEPNVPYTGQFTFVRLRYGANDGLGGWGRSGWAFDYPAMERNFMTVLADLTTMRPRVKESNVLDMNDPELTRFPIAYLSEPGYWTPTPDEAEGLRRWIQKGGFLIVDDFFGRQWLQFEASIQRVLPEGRIQRLDVSHPVFHSFFDLQTLEGMHHPQNRAYAAEFLGIFEDNDPSKRLLVIINYNNDIGDYMEWSGQGWYPVNFTNDAYKFATNYLVYAMTH; this is encoded by the coding sequence ATGCGACTCCTCACGGCCGCCCTCCTGCTCGCCCTCTCGGCGACGACGCTGCTGGCCCAACGCGGCCGCCGCGGCGGCGGCTTCGGCGGCGGGCTCGAACCGAACGTGCCGTACACGGGCCAGTTCACCTTCGTACGGCTGCGCTACGGCGCCAACGACGGACTCGGCGGATGGGGGCGCTCCGGATGGGCCTTCGACTATCCCGCAATGGAGCGCAACTTCATGACGGTGCTCGCCGACCTGACGACCATGCGGCCGCGGGTGAAGGAGAGCAACGTGCTCGACATGAACGACCCCGAGCTCACGCGCTTCCCCATCGCGTATCTCTCCGAGCCGGGCTATTGGACGCCGACGCCGGACGAGGCCGAGGGACTGCGCCGTTGGATCCAGAAGGGTGGGTTTCTGATTGTCGATGATTTCTTCGGGCGCCAGTGGCTGCAGTTCGAGGCGTCGATCCAGCGCGTGCTGCCCGAGGGACGCATCCAGCGCCTGGATGTCTCGCATCCCGTCTTTCACTCGTTCTTCGACCTGCAGACGCTCGAGGGGATGCACCATCCGCAGAACCGCGCCTACGCGGCCGAGTTCCTCGGCATCTTCGAGGACAATGATCCGAGCAAGCGGTTGTTGGTGATCATCAACTACAACAACGACATCGGCGACTACATGGAGTGGTCGGGCCAGGGCTGGTATCCCGTCAACTTCACGAACGATGCGTACAAGTTCGCGACGAACTATCTCGTCTACGCGATGACCCACTAG
- a CDS encoding acetyl-CoA hydrolase/transferase family protein, with amino-acid sequence MPPAPDWTSRAVSPDAAVAHIKSGMRVFVHGAAATPHALLDALCARTDLEDVTLYHLHTDGPAKWTDPSFAGRIRSVSLFNGPALRAPVNDGRADFVPIFLSDVPGLFRNGVVPLDAAIVQLSPPDRHGFCSLGTSVDATRAAVDSAAVVIAEVNGRMPRTHGNTSVPLDRLTAYTASDRALPAHTSPDETPETARIGELVAGLVEDGATLQMGIGAIPDAVLARLHDRHDLGVHTEMFSDRLVDLVETGAVTNAAKAFGRGRIVTSFVLGTQKVFDFVDDNPAVQFEGCDYTNDTGRIARNPKVTAINSALQVDLTGQVCADSIGTRIYSGIGGQMDFIRGAARSAGGKPIIALPATAARGTVSRIAPVLDEGAGVVTTRGHVHWVVTEYGAVNLHGRTLRERAELLIGIAHPDFRVELARAARRQG; translated from the coding sequence ATGCCCCCTGCCCCGGACTGGACCTCGCGCGCCGTCTCGCCCGACGCCGCCGTCGCGCACATCAAGAGTGGGATGCGCGTGTTCGTCCACGGCGCCGCGGCCACGCCGCACGCGCTGCTCGACGCACTCTGCGCACGAACCGACCTCGAGGATGTCACGCTGTACCATCTGCACACCGATGGTCCGGCGAAGTGGACCGACCCGTCCTTCGCCGGCCGGATCCGCAGCGTCTCGCTGTTCAATGGGCCAGCGCTGCGCGCGCCGGTGAATGACGGCCGCGCGGACTTCGTGCCCATCTTCCTCTCCGACGTGCCGGGGCTCTTCCGCAACGGCGTGGTGCCGCTCGACGCGGCCATCGTGCAGCTGTCACCACCCGACCGCCACGGGTTCTGTTCGCTCGGCACCTCCGTTGACGCGACGCGGGCCGCCGTGGACAGCGCAGCGGTGGTGATCGCCGAGGTCAATGGACGGATGCCGCGGACGCACGGCAACACGTCGGTTCCGCTCGACCGTCTGACCGCCTACACGGCCAGCGACCGTGCGTTGCCGGCGCACACGAGTCCCGACGAGACACCTGAGACGGCGCGCATCGGCGAGTTGGTGGCCGGGCTCGTCGAGGACGGGGCCACCCTGCAGATGGGCATCGGCGCGATCCCCGACGCGGTGCTCGCCCGCCTGCACGACCGCCACGATCTTGGTGTGCACACCGAGATGTTCTCCGATCGCCTGGTCGATCTTGTCGAAACCGGTGCGGTGACCAACGCGGCGAAGGCCTTCGGCCGCGGCCGCATCGTCACATCATTCGTGCTGGGTACGCAGAAGGTGTTCGACTTCGTCGACGACAACCCGGCCGTGCAATTCGAGGGCTGCGACTACACCAACGACACCGGCCGCATCGCACGGAATCCAAAGGTCACGGCCATCAACTCCGCGCTGCAGGTGGACCTCACCGGCCAGGTCTGCGCGGACTCCATCGGGACGCGCATCTACTCGGGGATTGGCGGGCAGATGGATTTCATCCGCGGGGCGGCGCGTTCCGCCGGTGGAAAGCCGATCATCGCCCTTCCGGCGACGGCGGCGCGGGGGACGGTTTCACGGATCGCGCCGGTGCTGGACGAAGGCGCCGGTGTGGTCACCACGCGCGGGCACGTGCATTGGGTGGTCACCGAGTACGGGGCCGTGAACCTGCACGGGCGGACGTTGCGGGAGCGGGCGGAGCTCTTGATCGGGATTGCGCATCCGGATTTTCGTGTGGAGTTGGCACGGGCAGCGCGCCGTCAAGGCTGA